The Salinibaculum sp. SYNS191 genome has a window encoding:
- a CDS encoding pyridoxamine 5'-phosphate oxidase family protein produces MTMDPYGQWMGTPMDEGEVDDLLQSSGWGVVSLADGDDPYSLPISFGYTGDAVYFAFIQDSPTNTKVEFIADGTTARLLVTDIRARFDWQSVAVTGPVEAVDPQGDRWDALRDSLSDNAWFSTDFERAPSVRGLQGWRLDPDEVRGLEVRPDDA; encoded by the coding sequence ATGACTATGGACCCATACGGACAGTGGATGGGAACGCCGATGGACGAGGGAGAGGTCGACGACCTGTTGCAGTCGTCGGGGTGGGGAGTCGTCTCGCTGGCCGACGGCGACGACCCCTACAGCCTCCCCATCTCCTTCGGGTACACCGGCGACGCAGTCTACTTCGCGTTCATTCAGGACAGCCCCACGAACACGAAAGTCGAGTTCATCGCGGACGGGACGACGGCCCGCCTGCTCGTGACGGACATCAGAGCCCGGTTCGACTGGCAGTCCGTCGCCGTGACCGGACCCGTCGAGGCAGTCGACCCGCAGGGCGACCGGTGGGACGCGTTGCGCGACAGTCTGTCGGACAACGCCTGGTTCTCGACGGATTTCGAGCGCGCCCCCAGCGTGCGGGGACTCCAGGGATGGCGACTCGACCCGGACGAGGTCCGCGGTCTGGAGGTCCGTCCCGACGACGCCTGA
- a CDS encoding cytochrome c biogenesis CcdA family protein, with protein sequence MDGETIRLGFAFSLGTATFFAPCALPLLPGYVAYYVGNEDGDDQPLAARLRRGLVVATVTSLGFLVVFGVLAAITFALGTQVLRNIAVLELVVGVALVGLGIALATGRLSQTTFHIQLPERRRGPVGYFGFGVVYAAAAAGCTAPLFIGVASLALANPANAIPLLGAYAAGMVVLMGTVTLLTALGRQTVVRRLTANTRLVTRVAGVVLAIAGLVQLYYFLFVFDGLAGLA encoded by the coding sequence ATGGACGGGGAGACGATTCGGCTGGGGTTCGCGTTCAGCCTCGGCACCGCGACCTTCTTCGCGCCGTGTGCGCTGCCGCTGTTGCCCGGCTACGTCGCCTACTACGTGGGCAACGAGGACGGCGACGACCAGCCGCTGGCGGCGCGGCTTCGCCGCGGTCTCGTCGTCGCCACGGTGACGAGCCTCGGCTTCCTCGTCGTCTTCGGCGTCCTCGCCGCCATCACCTTCGCGCTCGGGACGCAGGTGCTCCGGAACATCGCAGTCCTCGAACTCGTCGTGGGCGTCGCGCTGGTCGGCCTCGGCATCGCGCTGGCGACCGGACGGCTCTCGCAGACCACTTTCCACATTCAGTTACCCGAGCGCCGGCGGGGACCGGTCGGGTACTTCGGCTTCGGCGTCGTCTACGCCGCGGCGGCGGCGGGCTGTACCGCGCCGCTTTTCATCGGCGTCGCGTCGCTGGCGCTGGCCAATCCCGCCAACGCGATACCGCTGCTCGGGGCCTACGCCGCCGGGATGGTGGTGCTGATGGGTACCGTCACGCTCCTGACGGCGCTCGGCCGGCAGACTGTCGTCCGCCGACTGACCGCGAACACCCGTCTGGTGACCCGCGTCGCCGGCGTGGTGCTCGCCATCGCCGGCCTCGTCCAGCTGTACTACTTCCTGTTCGTCTTCGACGGGCTGGCGGGGCTCGCCTGA
- a CDS encoding macro domain-containing protein codes for MEFTVVQGDIAQQSADVLVNAAGTSLRMGSGVAGALRRGAGSEINEEAMSKGPVDLGAVAVTDAYDLDAEYVVHAAAMPHYGDGQATADSIADATRNTLEKADELGAESLVVPALGCGVAGFDLREGARIICEVIDGYEPATLSDVRFIAYSDEEFGTLQDVAESVTGTVE; via the coding sequence ATGGAGTTCACTGTCGTCCAGGGGGACATCGCACAGCAGTCCGCGGACGTGCTCGTCAACGCCGCCGGGACCAGCCTCCGGATGGGGTCGGGCGTCGCCGGTGCGCTCCGGCGCGGCGCTGGCAGCGAGATAAACGAGGAGGCCATGTCGAAGGGGCCGGTCGACCTCGGCGCGGTCGCGGTCACGGACGCCTACGACCTCGACGCCGAGTACGTCGTCCACGCCGCGGCGATGCCACACTACGGCGACGGCCAGGCGACCGCCGACTCCATCGCCGACGCGACGCGGAACACGCTGGAGAAGGCAGACGAACTCGGCGCGGAGTCGCTGGTCGTCCCCGCGCTTGGCTGTGGCGTCGCCGGCTTCGACCTGCGGGAGGGCGCGCGCATCATCTGCGAGGTCATCGACGGCTACGAACCGGCGACGCTGTCGGACGTGCGCTTCATCGCCTACAGCGACGAGGAGTTCGGGACGCTGCAGGACGTCGCCGAGAGCGTGACGGGAACCGTCGAGTGA
- a CDS encoding ABC transporter ATP-binding protein, with translation MPAVETSGLTKRYGDVVALDDLSLSVPEGELFGLLGPNGSGKTTTIEILTGQRTPTEGTVSVLGRDPVADPLAVREQVGILPEREDPPSFLTAREYLQFVGDVRDVPDVDDRIEEWARKFEFRGVLDTLAGDLSEGERQRVMLSQTFVHDPDLVFIDEPLVNLDPLMQETVKRHLREYCAAGNTLFLSTHFMAVAEELCTKVGIIVDGSLVAEREPQALEEGQLLDAFVNEVEGASAAVDRGQPVEVGDE, from the coding sequence ATGCCAGCAGTCGAGACATCGGGGTTGACCAAGCGCTACGGCGACGTGGTGGCGCTCGACGACCTCTCCCTGTCGGTTCCCGAGGGCGAACTGTTCGGTCTGCTCGGTCCCAACGGGTCGGGCAAGACCACCACTATCGAGATACTGACCGGCCAGCGAACGCCCACGGAGGGGACGGTGTCGGTCCTGGGGCGCGACCCGGTCGCGGACCCGCTCGCAGTCCGGGAACAGGTCGGCATCCTCCCCGAACGTGAGGACCCGCCATCCTTCCTCACCGCGCGGGAGTACCTCCAGTTCGTCGGCGACGTGCGGGACGTCCCCGACGTCGACGACCGCATCGAGGAGTGGGCGCGCAAGTTCGAGTTCCGGGGCGTCCTCGACACGCTCGCCGGCGACCTCTCCGAGGGAGAGCGCCAGCGCGTGATGCTCTCCCAGACGTTCGTCCACGACCCAGACCTCGTGTTCATCGACGAGCCGCTGGTGAATCTCGACCCGCTGATGCAGGAGACGGTCAAGCGCCACCTCCGGGAGTACTGTGCGGCCGGCAACACCCTCTTTCTCTCGACGCACTTCATGGCCGTCGCGGAGGAACTCTGTACGAAAGTCGGTATCATCGTCGACGGCTCCCTCGTGGCCGAACGGGAACCCCAGGCTCTGGAGGAGGGGCAACTCCTCGATGCGTTCGTCAACGAGGTGGAGGGAGCCAGCGCGGCCGTCGACCGCGGCCAGCCAGTCGAGGTGGGCGACGAGTGA
- a CDS encoding PH domain-containing protein has translation MKLDTRTIPYRIVENGVRLGGIVLFSFITTSAGGSPGPGISLLLVLVTLGVFASLAWEYARYKRYSYELTTDTFDIHSGVLSRRDREIPYERIQNVDISQNILQRFLDIAEVRLETAGGSGTEAQLRYVRRSEASRLQEELSRLKGGETPDATAAEPAGERLFRLSDREHLILGVVSADLRVFGVLTVLVSVFAPRFAEQLGPEFELVSLLGPAIALSAILLLWVASAVLQIFRYYGFTLTRRGDELRYERGLLQRYSGTVPLSKVQTVTLRENVLARALGYASLVIQTAGYAPGQDGSRVESAVPIAERDRALALARDVEPFGDVEFTRPPKRARIRYAVRYALVVAVLTVLAWGVDAATGVFPRWYLPLAGLVAVPLAAHLTWKHRGYYADEAYVVTRRGFWRRNTVVVPYHRVQTVFSSQTVFQRRRALGSVTVDTASGGGLGGGDAVAVDIDADAAETLREAVADRLQRALRQRASERRQPVD, from the coding sequence GTGAAACTCGACACCCGAACTATCCCCTACCGCATCGTCGAGAACGGCGTGCGCCTCGGGGGTATCGTCCTCTTCAGCTTCATCACGACCTCCGCCGGCGGTTCGCCCGGTCCCGGCATCTCGTTGCTTCTCGTCCTGGTCACGCTAGGCGTGTTCGCCAGCCTCGCGTGGGAGTACGCCCGCTACAAGCGGTACAGCTACGAACTCACGACGGACACCTTCGACATCCACTCGGGGGTGCTCTCCCGGCGCGACCGCGAGATACCCTACGAGCGCATCCAGAACGTCGACATCTCCCAGAATATCCTCCAGCGCTTTCTCGACATCGCCGAGGTCCGCCTGGAGACCGCCGGGGGCAGCGGGACCGAGGCCCAACTCCGCTACGTCAGACGGAGCGAGGCCTCGCGGCTGCAGGAGGAACTCAGCCGCCTGAAAGGCGGGGAGACGCCGGACGCGACCGCGGCGGAACCGGCCGGGGAACGGCTCTTTCGGCTGTCCGACCGCGAGCACCTGATCCTCGGCGTCGTCTCCGCGGACCTGCGGGTCTTCGGCGTGCTCACGGTCCTCGTCTCGGTGTTCGCGCCGCGGTTCGCCGAGCAACTCGGCCCCGAGTTCGAACTGGTCTCCCTGCTCGGGCCGGCGATAGCGCTCTCGGCCATCCTCCTCCTGTGGGTCGCCAGCGCCGTCCTCCAGATCTTCCGGTACTACGGCTTTACCCTCACCCGCCGCGGCGACGAACTCCGGTACGAGCGCGGCCTGCTCCAGCGCTACAGTGGGACGGTCCCCCTGTCGAAGGTCCAGACCGTCACGCTCCGCGAGAACGTCCTCGCGCGGGCGCTCGGCTACGCCTCGCTGGTCATCCAGACCGCCGGCTACGCGCCGGGACAGGACGGCTCGCGCGTCGAGTCGGCCGTCCCCATCGCCGAGCGCGACCGCGCACTCGCCCTGGCCCGGGACGTCGAACCCTTCGGCGACGTCGAGTTCACCCGCCCGCCGAAGCGAGCGCGCATCCGGTACGCCGTGCGGTACGCCCTCGTCGTCGCCGTCCTGACCGTGCTCGCCTGGGGCGTCGACGCGGCGACCGGCGTGTTCCCCCGCTGGTACCTCCCGCTCGCGGGGCTGGTGGCGGTCCCGCTGGCGGCACACCTCACCTGGAAGCACCGGGGATACTACGCGGACGAGGCGTACGTCGTCACCAGGCGGGGCTTCTGGCGGCGGAACACGGTCGTCGTCCCCTACCACCGGGTGCAGACGGTCTTTAGCAGCCAGACGGTCTTCCAGCGCCGGCGCGCCCTCGGAAGCGTCACCGTCGACACCGCGAGCGGCGGCGGACTCGGCGGCGGTGACGCCGTCGCCGTCGACATCGACGCCGATGCGGCCGAGACACTGCGGGAGGCGGTCGCTGACCGACTCCAGCGGGCGCTCCGGCAACGGGCCAGCGAGCGCCGACAGCCGGTCGACTGA
- a CDS encoding DUF3179 domain-containing protein, which yields MDRRAYLGAVAAGLGTLAGCAVEAPAGTGGTDPVTQSASPPVSTPPRLADVELPVPRSELTYAAPKDVFPAIVDPVFGEDWSGIEFESYGGAGKRPRLTPEDRIVGVVRDGEARAYPLRLLLEHEIVNDDFGGPLLVSFCQLCGSGVTAERVIDGESATFGVSGTLWNSDLVMYDVPTGSYWSQILATGIRGEHTGDELTLVPSTLTRWEKWRETHPETVVLRPPPESGTIDGSGPQFYATNREAYRNSAVIGVGKNDFSDDRLYAKRVVVGVTHDGNARAYPLTTVSQEGVVNDSVGDLPVVVANVGTTLVAYDRRVGNRTLTFRRVDGETLAAGGSRWDLLSGRAETGTYEGTVLRQANDVSQLYWFAWAQHHPETTVYR from the coding sequence ATGGACCGCCGCGCGTACCTCGGGGCAGTCGCCGCCGGCCTCGGCACACTCGCCGGCTGTGCAGTCGAGGCACCCGCTGGTACCGGGGGCACGGACCCGGTGACGCAATCCGCCTCTCCCCCGGTTTCGACGCCGCCGCGGCTCGCGGACGTGGAACTCCCGGTTCCCCGGTCAGAACTCACCTACGCCGCGCCGAAGGACGTGTTCCCGGCCATCGTCGACCCCGTCTTCGGCGAGGACTGGTCGGGCATCGAGTTCGAGAGCTACGGCGGCGCGGGCAAACGGCCGCGACTCACGCCCGAGGACCGCATCGTCGGCGTGGTCCGCGACGGCGAAGCGCGTGCCTACCCGCTGCGTTTGCTCCTCGAACACGAAATCGTCAACGACGACTTCGGCGGGCCACTGCTGGTGAGCTTCTGCCAGCTCTGTGGCAGCGGCGTGACGGCAGAACGGGTAATCGACGGCGAGTCAGCGACCTTCGGCGTCTCCGGGACGCTCTGGAATTCGGACCTCGTCATGTACGACGTGCCGACGGGGAGCTACTGGAGCCAGATTCTCGCGACTGGCATCCGCGGCGAGCACACGGGCGACGAACTGACGCTCGTCCCGTCGACGCTCACCCGCTGGGAGAAGTGGCGCGAGACGCACCCGGAGACGGTCGTGCTACGCCCGCCGCCCGAGTCGGGCACCATCGACGGCAGCGGCCCGCAGTTCTACGCTACCAACCGCGAGGCGTACCGGAACTCGGCAGTCATCGGTGTCGGCAAGAACGACTTCAGCGACGACCGGCTCTACGCGAAACGCGTCGTCGTCGGGGTTACCCACGACGGAAACGCACGGGCCTATCCGCTCACGACCGTCAGTCAGGAGGGGGTCGTCAACGACAGCGTGGGCGACCTCCCGGTCGTCGTCGCCAACGTCGGCACGACGCTCGTCGCCTACGACCGCCGGGTCGGGAACCGGACGCTGACCTTCCGGCGCGTCGACGGCGAGACGCTCGCCGCGGGTGGCAGTCGCTGGGACCTGCTCTCCGGGCGGGCCGAGACCGGTACCTACGAGGGAACCGTCCTTCGCCAGGCCAACGACGTCTCGCAACTCTACTGGTTCGCGTGGGCGCAGCACCACCCGGAGACGACGGTCTACCGCTGA
- a CDS encoding TlpA family protein disulfide reductase, which yields MTRLSRRQYLAGLATTTAALAGCLGGGGSGSDAPTVETLAVGDLAGGPVPARPAGEPAIVDFFATWCAPCKPQMAELRTVSEQFPGLHIVSVTREDDEPGIEQFWREYEGTWPVGSDPSLQVFQHYGVTNVPTKVLVDGSGTVTWRHSGLAAAETIAEKVAEVV from the coding sequence ATGACACGACTGTCGCGCCGGCAGTATCTCGCGGGGCTCGCGACGACGACGGCGGCCCTGGCCGGCTGTCTCGGCGGTGGCGGCTCGGGCTCCGACGCCCCGACAGTCGAGACTCTCGCAGTCGGTGACCTCGCCGGCGGTCCCGTCCCCGCCCGGCCGGCGGGCGAGCCAGCCATCGTCGACTTCTTCGCGACGTGGTGTGCCCCCTGCAAGCCGCAGATGGCCGAACTCCGCACCGTCAGCGAACAGTTCCCCGGCCTGCACATCGTCTCCGTGACGCGCGAGGACGACGAGCCGGGAATCGAACAGTTCTGGCGGGAGTACGAGGGGACCTGGCCCGTCGGCTCCGACCCGTCGCTACAGGTGTTCCAGCACTACGGCGTCACGAACGTGCCCACGAAGGTACTGGTCGACGGGAGCGGGACGGTCACCTGGCGCCACAGCGGCCTGGCGGCCGCGGAGACCATCGCCGAGAAGGTCGCGGAGGTCGTCTGA
- a CDS encoding PH domain-containing protein — MADSADDPQDPEGSPTDPTAEQDATNTSDPADASTADSADASTADSADASTPESLDPAALAAHTTDRRTLSPSVQVIWAVRVFFGVAVVGVLGFVVAGQLNVDPGLVLAGLGVLSALGLVWVHLRYRVWSFRVREDALYLQRGVLTNVKTVAPHVRIQHVDTSRGPLERALGLSTLVVYTAGSRGADVSIPGLGTDEAADLQQRVKEMAIVAEGGDAL; from the coding sequence ATGGCTGACTCCGCCGACGACCCACAGGACCCCGAGGGGAGCCCCACGGACCCGACAGCCGAGCAGGATGCCACGAACACGTCCGACCCGGCAGACGCGAGCACGGCGGACTCGGCAGACGCGAGCACGGCGGACTCGGCAGACGCGAGCACGCCAGAGTCGCTTGACCCCGCGGCGCTCGCCGCCCACACGACGGACCGGCGGACGCTCTCGCCGTCCGTCCAGGTCATCTGGGCCGTTCGCGTCTTCTTCGGGGTCGCCGTGGTCGGCGTCCTCGGGTTCGTCGTCGCCGGGCAGTTGAACGTCGACCCGGGGCTCGTGCTGGCCGGCCTGGGCGTCCTCTCGGCGCTTGGACTCGTCTGGGTCCACCTGCGCTACCGGGTCTGGTCCTTCCGCGTGCGCGAGGATGCCCTCTACCTCCAGCGGGGAGTGCTCACGAACGTCAAGACCGTCGCACCCCACGTCCGCATCCAGCACGTCGACACCAGCCGCGGCCCGCTCGAACGCGCCCTCGGGCTGTCGACGCTGGTCGTCTACACGGCCGGCTCCCGCGGCGCGGACGTCTCGATTCCCGGCCTCGGGACCGACGAGGCGGCCGATCTCCAGCAGCGTGTCAAGGAGATGGCAATCGTCGCGGAGGGCGGTGACGCGCTGTGA
- a CDS encoding penicillin acylase family protein, producing MASRWTRVTGVVCVLALAAVFVFGGQFVGLTAPFSGSAWDAVDQPDGITVENPYGEATVTYDDRGVPTIEAENERALAYATGYVQARDRLFQMDLTRRLMGGRLAAAFGEQAVESDRFHRRMGFEDAAEATWRRLNGTEHGEKLSAYSSGVNHYVETRPLPLEFELNGYEPARWTPVDTLLVGQQISWGLSGSFADLRREAIAQELPRALSLYPAALDHDEAIIRGDRPGHDWEPPADSNASVQAVYESVREFDTEAGLGSNNWVVSGEYTASGEPILANDPHLTLTAPPVWYEMRLESPEANVSGAGFAGIPFVIIGANDDVAWGVTNVGADVTDAYSYEWRDGQYRYEGEYRDPETHTETIEVADGEDTNVTVRRTVHGPLLERENQTVAVAWTGLTATTQSRAIDDISSAENLTAFEDGLREFDLPAQNFVAIGRDGGTLYYPAGKYPIRTVDGEVVPGDRVFNGSAGHGEWRGFEPYGRSNWSGFVDFEDIPHLEDPGYVSTANQRVVDDPGFYLGTSMTFASPYRGMRINDLLAERVENGSVTREDIVAIQRDTHSAAAEQFVPQILNATDEMSPESRELARDLDEWDYEMDRDSRGALVFSLWLDRYRNQTFADEYNANNLDDSYHPRYWVLQNLPADSRWFDDVTTPGVEDRADIAARTMQRVREEIDREGYETYGDYNVVDVDHPFPVGFLDYPERPTDGSPFTVRNFRAGGSPVGSSYRFVVADAGSIAVLPGGNSGNYFSGHYADQFDLWRNGEYRPFPTGTEGDPTITFEEGDS from the coding sequence ATGGCCTCCCGCTGGACCCGCGTCACGGGCGTCGTCTGCGTGCTCGCGCTCGCCGCGGTGTTCGTCTTCGGTGGGCAGTTCGTCGGACTGACGGCGCCCTTCAGCGGGTCGGCCTGGGACGCCGTGGACCAGCCCGACGGCATCACCGTCGAGAATCCGTACGGCGAGGCGACGGTCACCTACGACGACCGTGGTGTCCCGACCATCGAGGCCGAGAACGAGCGGGCGCTCGCCTACGCCACTGGATACGTCCAGGCGCGGGACCGACTGTTCCAGATGGACCTCACCCGCCGGCTGATGGGCGGTCGGCTGGCAGCGGCCTTCGGCGAGCAGGCCGTCGAGTCCGACCGCTTCCACCGCCGGATGGGCTTCGAGGACGCCGCGGAAGCGACGTGGCGGCGGCTGAACGGCACCGAACACGGCGAGAAACTGTCGGCCTACTCGTCGGGGGTCAACCACTACGTGGAGACGCGGCCGCTGCCCCTTGAGTTCGAACTCAACGGCTACGAACCGGCCCGCTGGACCCCGGTCGACACGCTGCTGGTCGGCCAGCAGATTTCCTGGGGGCTGTCGGGGTCGTTCGCCGACCTCCGCCGGGAGGCAATCGCTCAGGAACTCCCGCGGGCGCTGTCGCTGTATCCGGCGGCGTTGGACCACGACGAGGCAATCATCCGTGGGGACCGGCCCGGCCACGACTGGGAACCCCCGGCGGACTCGAACGCGAGCGTCCAGGCGGTCTACGAGAGCGTTCGGGAGTTCGACACCGAGGCGGGACTCGGGTCGAACAACTGGGTCGTCAGCGGCGAGTACACGGCCAGCGGCGAGCCGATACTGGCGAACGACCCGCACCTGACGCTGACCGCGCCGCCGGTCTGGTACGAGATGCGCCTGGAGTCGCCCGAGGCGAACGTCTCGGGTGCCGGCTTCGCCGGCATCCCCTTCGTCATCATCGGCGCCAACGACGACGTGGCCTGGGGCGTCACCAACGTCGGGGCCGACGTGACCGACGCCTACAGCTACGAGTGGCGCGACGGCCAGTACCGCTACGAGGGCGAGTACCGCGACCCCGAGACCCACACGGAGACCATCGAGGTCGCCGACGGCGAGGACACGAACGTCACCGTCCGTCGGACCGTCCACGGCCCGCTGCTGGAGCGTGAGAATCAGACCGTCGCCGTCGCCTGGACCGGACTGACGGCCACGACGCAGTCCCGCGCTATCGACGACATCTCGTCGGCGGAGAACCTCACGGCCTTCGAGGACGGCCTCCGGGAGTTCGACCTCCCCGCACAGAACTTCGTCGCCATCGGGCGCGACGGCGGGACGCTGTACTACCCCGCCGGGAAGTACCCGATTCGCACCGTCGACGGCGAGGTGGTCCCCGGCGACCGGGTGTTCAACGGCTCCGCGGGCCACGGCGAGTGGCGCGGATTCGAGCCCTACGGCCGCTCGAACTGGTCCGGCTTCGTCGACTTCGAGGACATCCCGCACCTGGAGGACCCCGGCTACGTCAGCACGGCGAACCAGCGCGTCGTCGACGACCCGGGCTTTTACCTGGGGACGAGCATGACCTTCGCCAGTCCCTACCGCGGCATGCGTATCAACGACCTGCTGGCCGAACGCGTCGAAAACGGCTCCGTCACCCGTGAGGACATCGTGGCGATTCAGCGCGACACCCACTCGGCCGCCGCCGAACAGTTCGTCCCGCAGATTCTGAACGCCACCGACGAGATGTCGCCGGAGAGCCGCGAACTCGCCCGGGACCTCGACGAGTGGGACTACGAGATGGACCGCGACTCCCGCGGCGCGCTCGTGTTCAGCCTGTGGCTCGACCGCTACCGCAACCAGACGTTTGCAGACGAATACAATGCAAACAACCTCGACGACTCCTACCACCCGCGCTACTGGGTCCTCCAGAACCTGCCCGCCGACAGTCGGTGGTTCGACGACGTGACCACACCCGGCGTGGAGGACCGTGCGGACATCGCCGCGCGGACGATGCAGCGGGTCCGCGAAGAGATAGACCGCGAGGGCTACGAGACCTACGGCGACTACAACGTGGTCGACGTCGACCACCCGTTCCCGGTCGGCTTTCTCGACTACCCCGAGCGGCCGACCGACGGCTCGCCGTTTACCGTCCGGAACTTCCGGGCGGGCGGGAGTCCGGTCGGCAGCAGCTACCGATTCGTCGTCGCCGACGCCGGGTCGATAGCGGTCCTCCCCGGCGGCAACTCCGGGAACTACTTCTCGGGGCACTACGCCGACCAGTTCGACCTGTGGCGCAACGGCGAGTACCGACCGTTCCCCACCGGCACTGAGGGTGACCCGACCATCACCTTCGAGGAGGGCGACTCGTGA
- a CDS encoding hybrid sensor histidine kinase/response regulator, translating into MTAGAQYRTLVLDRRESVAERTAETLAEDYGIDATAVADAEALTAALADGTVDCVVSDIGHPEMDGEELLGAVREESVDLPVVLLVDRDADLPADAIAAGTVDYTFRFEVTEDGQYARLASRIEAVVDCRRTREELAGQTERLESFAGVVSHDLRNPLNVAQSSVELVRDDFDNEHLERVDRSLARMNRIIEDGLVLVRESDPVENPSPVALETMVRDAWAGVDTDGTELVVEATDRIEADADLLKEALRNLFENAVEHGAATTVTVGSLSDAAGDCGGDFYVADDGEGIAPDRREEAFEPGYSTARGGTGLGLTLVRTIANAHGWSVTATESADGGARFELTGVAAR; encoded by the coding sequence ATGACGGCGGGCGCACAGTACCGGACGCTGGTTCTCGACCGTCGCGAGTCTGTCGCGGAGCGGACCGCCGAGACGCTGGCCGAGGACTACGGCATCGACGCGACGGCTGTCGCCGACGCCGAAGCCCTCACCGCCGCACTGGCCGACGGGACGGTCGACTGCGTCGTAAGTGACATCGGCCACCCGGAGATGGACGGCGAGGAACTCCTCGGCGCCGTCCGCGAGGAATCGGTGGACCTCCCGGTCGTCCTCCTCGTCGACCGGGACGCGGACCTCCCGGCCGACGCCATCGCTGCCGGGACGGTCGACTACACGTTCCGGTTCGAGGTGACCGAGGACGGCCAGTACGCTCGGCTCGCGAGTCGCATCGAGGCGGTCGTGGACTGTCGCCGGACCCGGGAGGAACTGGCCGGGCAGACCGAGCGACTGGAGAGTTTCGCCGGCGTTGTCTCCCACGACCTCCGGAATCCGCTGAACGTCGCACAGAGCTCCGTCGAACTCGTCCGCGATGATTTCGACAACGAGCACCTCGAGCGCGTCGACCGCTCGCTCGCCCGGATGAACCGCATCATCGAGGACGGCCTGGTGCTCGTCCGCGAGAGCGACCCCGTCGAGAACCCCTCTCCGGTCGCGCTGGAGACGATGGTCAGGGACGCCTGGGCGGGCGTCGACACCGACGGGACGGAACTGGTCGTCGAGGCGACGGACCGCATCGAGGCCGACGCCGACCTGCTCAAGGAAGCACTCCGGAACCTCTTCGAGAACGCCGTAGAGCACGGGGCGGCGACGACCGTGACGGTCGGCTCGCTGTCGGACGCCGCTGGGGATTGTGGCGGTGACTTCTACGTCGCCGACGACGGAGAGGGAATCGCACCGGACCGCCGCGAGGAGGCGTTCGAACCCGGCTACTCGACGGCCCGCGGGGGGACCGGGCTCGGACTCACGCTCGTGCGAACGATCGCGAACGCACACGGCTGGTCGGTGACCGCCACCGAGTCGGCCGACGGGGGCGCCCGCTTCGAACTGACGGGCGTCGCAGCGCGCTGA
- a CDS encoding DUF998 domain-containing protein, whose product MDRDTVVRSSGGVAVGVTMAAILLATLLSPAFRWTGNALSNLGVTQSAAGTSLTVLLFNGGLVLGGAVGLVFSVVLARSLPTFGGRAVGVLFGLAMLAMAAIGVFPQDRPLHFPVAVGFYLLLSLALWADGVVSLRRGWRRRAVAGLALGTVNVFGWVAWGLTGSLRRPGLALPEIVGALALSVWAVWVSAGLVRGRWRGPSKA is encoded by the coding sequence ATGGACCGCGACACGGTAGTCCGGAGTTCCGGTGGCGTCGCCGTCGGCGTGACGATGGCCGCGATACTGCTGGCGACGCTCCTCTCGCCGGCCTTTCGCTGGACCGGCAACGCGCTCTCGAACCTCGGCGTCACGCAGTCGGCGGCCGGGACCTCGCTGACCGTCCTGCTGTTCAACGGCGGGCTCGTCCTCGGTGGCGCGGTCGGACTCGTCTTCTCGGTAGTCCTCGCTCGCTCACTGCCGACCTTCGGCGGGCGCGCCGTCGGCGTACTGTTCGGGCTAGCGATGCTCGCGATGGCTGCTATCGGGGTCTTTCCCCAGGACCGGCCGCTGCACTTTCCCGTCGCCGTCGGGTTCTACCTGCTCCTGTCGCTCGCGCTGTGGGCCGACGGCGTCGTCTCGCTCCGGCGAGGCTGGCGACGGCGAGCAGTCGCGGGACTCGCTCTCGGGACGGTGAACGTGTTCGGGTGGGTCGCGTGGGGGCTGACCGGCTCTCTCCGCCGCCCGGGGTTGGCGCTTCCCGAAATCGTGGGTGCGCTCGCGCTGTCGGTGTGGGCCGTCTGGGTCTCCGCGGGGCTGGTTCGGGGGCGCTGGCGCGGCCCGTCGAAGGCTTAA